The proteins below come from a single Melospiza melodia melodia isolate bMelMel2 chromosome 12, bMelMel2.pri, whole genome shotgun sequence genomic window:
- the DGKD gene encoding diacylglycerol kinase delta isoform X4, translated as MEDWIAALKTVQNREHFESTQYSMDHFSGMHNWYACSHARPTYCNVCREALSGVTSHGLSCEVCKFKAHKRCAVRATNNCKWTTLASIGKDIIEDEDGISMPHQWLEGNLPVSAKCTVCDKTCGSVLRLQDWRCLWCKAMVHTACKELLPNKCPLGLCKVSVIPPTALNSIDSDGFWKATCPPSCTSPLLVFVNSKSGDNQGVKFLRRFKQLLNPAQVFDLMNGGPHLGLRLFQKFDTFRILVCGGDGSVGWVLSEIDSLNLHKQCQLGVLPLGTGNDLARVLGWGSACDDDTQLPQILEKLERASTKMLDRWSIMVYETKLPRQASTSTVTEDCSENSEVQKILCYEDSVAAHLSKILTSDQHSVVISSAKVLCETVKDFVARVGKAYEKATESSEESEVMARKCSVLKEKLDSLLKTLNDESQASSSLPNPPPTIAEETEDGDGSGSAGDSSSELSVGSACTARPQIFRPREQLMLRANSLKKAIRQIIEHAEKAVDEQNAQTQEQEGFLLNLSASEEGKELRNEDKISVQSSHSSSYGVSKGRSQRKASKSPCERLINKGSLSLGSSASLPPQTGSRDNLPMLNTKILYPNIRAGMSGSLPGSSVISRLLIHADPFNSEPENLEYYTEKCVMNNYFGIGLDAKISLDFNNKRDEHPEKCRSRTKNMMWYGVLGTKELLHRTYKNLEQKVLLECDGRPIPLPSLQGIAVLNIPSYAGGTNFWGGTKEDDTFTAPSFDDKILEVVAVFGSMQMAVSRVINLQHHRIAQCRTVKIAILGEEGVPVQVDGEAWIQPPGYIWIVHKNRAQTLTRDRAFESTLKSWEDKQKCELSRPSSFSLQPEIMSEEESTQIIQFGQAAGALIHSIREIAQSYQDMEQELAHAVNASSKSMDKVYAKSKSTEGLNCSLVVEMVNNVKALHNETELLLAGKMALQLDPPQKEQLQAALADMDLQLRKLADIPWLWQLMEPCDEENQMLDYSKRSRSGKFRLVTKFKKEKNNKNKETLSSMGLPVHLWGTEEVAAWLEHLSLCEYKDIFIRHDVRGSELLHLERRDLKDLGVTKVGHMKRILHGIKELSRSTPASEA; from the exons ATGGAAGATTGGATTGCAGCACTGAAGACTGTCCAAAACCGTGAACATTTTGAG TCTACCCAGTACAGCATGGACCATTTCTCAGGGATGCATAACTGGTACGCCTGCTCCCATGCCCGGCCAACGTACTGCAACGTGTGTCGGGAGGCCCTGTCCGGGGTCACGTCACACGGGCTGTCCTGTGAAG TGTGCAAGTTTAAAGCCCACAAGCGCTGTGCTGTGCGAGCAACCAACAATTGCAAGTGGACAACTCTGGCCTCTATTGGGAAGGATATCATTGAGGATGAAGATGGG ATCTCAATGCCACATCAGTGGCTGGAAGGAAACCTGCCCGTGAGTGCCAAATGCACTGTGTGTGATAAAACCTGTGGCAGTGTCCTGCGTTTGCAAGACTGGCGCTGTCTGTGGTGCAAAGCCATG GTACACACAGCATGTAAAGAGTTGTTACCAAACAAGTGCCCTCTTGGGCTCTGCAAAGTGTCTGTCATTCCTCCTACTGCTCTTAACAGCATTGATTCAGATG GTTTCTGGAAAGCCACTTGTCCCCCTTCTTGCACAAGCCCTTTGTTGGTCTTTGTCAACTCCAAAAGTGGAGACAACCAAGGTGTGAAATTTCTACGAAGATTCAAACAGCTGCTGAATCCAGCCCAGGTCTTTGACCTCATGAATGGAGGACCTCACCTTGG TTTACGCTTATTCCAGAAATTTGACACTTTCCGGATTTTAGTTTGTGGTGGGGACGGAAGTGTTGGCTGGGTTCTCTCTGAAATTGATAGCCTCAACCTCCACAAGCAG tgccagctgggagTGCTGCCCTTGGGAACAGGGAATGACCTTGCTCGTGTTTTAGGCTGGGGTTCTGCTTGTGATGATGATACCCAGCTCCCGCAGATCCTGGAGAAGCTGGAGAGGGCCAGCACCAAAATGCTGGACAG GTGGAGCATCATGGTGTATGAAACCAAACTCCCTCGCCAGGCTTCCACTTCCACAGTCACTGAAGATTGCAGTGAGAATTCTGAG GTGCAGAAGATTCTCTGCTATGAAGATTCTGTGGCTGCTCATTTGTCCAAAATTTTGACTTCTGACCAACACTCAGTGGTGATCTCCTCAGCCAA AGTGCTTTGTGAGACAGTGAAGGATTTTGTGGCTCGAGTAGGGAAAGCCTATGAGAAGGCAACAGAAAGCTCAGAGGAGTCAGAGGTCATGGCCAGGAAG TGCTCTGTCCTGAAGGAGAAGCTGGACTCATTgctgaagacactgaatgatgaaTCTCAAGCatcttcctctctgcccaaccCTCCTCCCACCATTGCAGAGGAGACAGAGGATGGGGATGGGTCGGGCAGTGCTGGTGACTCTTCAAGTGAGCTCTCAGTGGGCTCGGCCTGCACTGCACGGCCCCAGATATTCCGTCCCCGAGAGCAGCTCATGCTGAGAGCCAACAGCCTGAAAAAAGCCATTCGCCAGATAATAGAGCATGCAGAGAAAG CTGTAGATGAGCAGAATGCCCAGACCCAGGAGCAAGAGGGCTTCCTCCTTAATCTCTCAGCCTCTGAGGAGGGCAAGGAGCTGAGGAATGAGGATAAGATCTCCGTGCAGTCATCGCACAGCAGCAGCTATGGAGTGTCCAAGGGGAGGAGCCAGAGGAAAG CCTCCAAGTCTCCTTGTGAAAGACTAATAAACAAAGGAAGTTTGTCACTGGGCAGCTCTGCATCTCTTCCTCCCCAGACAGGAAGCCGGGACAACTTGCCAATGCTGAACACAAAAATCCTCTACCCAA ATATCCGTGCTGGCATGTCAGGTTCTTTGCCTGGGAGCTCCGTCATCAGCCGATTGTTGATCCATGCTGATCCCTTTAACTCTGAGCCTGAAAATCT TGAATATTACACTGAGAAGTGTGTCATGAATAATTACTTTGGAATTGGACTGGATGCAAAGATTTCTTTGGACTTCAACAACAAACGTGATGAGCACCCAGAGAAATGCAG AAGTCGTACTAAGAACATGATGTGGTATGGAGTATTGGGGACTAAGGAGCTGCTGCACAGAACATATAAAAACCTGGAGCAGAAGGTCTTGCTGGAG TGTGATGGGAGGCCAATCCCTCTGCCCAGTCTCCAGGGGATTGCTGTACTCAACATTCCCAGCTATGCAGGAGGCACCAACTTCTGGGGGGGAACCAAGGAGGATGAT ACATTTACAGCCCCTTCCTTTGATGACAAGATTTTGGAGGTGGTGGCTGTGTTTGGGAGCATGCAGATGGCAGTGTCACGTGTGATAAACCTGCAGCATCACCGGATTGCACAG TGCCGGACAGTAAAGATAGCAATCCTTGGAGAAGAAGGAGTTCCCGTGCAAGTGGATGGAGAAGCCTGGATCCAGCCTCCAGGTTACATTTGGATTGTTCATAAGAACAGGGCACAGACCCTCACCCGAGACAGG GCATTTGAGAGCACCCTGAAGTCTTGGGAGGACAAACAGAAGTGTGAGTTGTCACGACCCTCCTCTTTCTCTCTGCAACCAGAGATCATGTCTGAAGAAGAATCCACCCAGATCATCCAGTTTGGTCAAGCTGCAGGTGCTCTGATCCACAG CATTCGGGAAATAGCTCAGTCCTATCAGGACATGGAACAGGAGCTTGCCCATGCTGTCAATGCCAGCTCCAAGTCTATGGACAAAGTCTACGCTAAATCCAAGTCTACAGAG GGTCTGAACTGCAGCCTTGTTGTAGAGATGGTGAATAATGTCAAAGCCCTGCACAAtgagacagagctgctgctggcaggcaagATGGCACTG CAATTAGATCCTCCACagaaggagcagctccaggcagccctggcagaCATGGATCTCCAGCTGAGGAAACTGGCAGACATCCCTTGGCTGTGGCAGCTTATGGAGCCCTGTgatgaggag AACCAGATGCTGGATTATTCTAAACGCAGCCGCAGTGGCAAATTCCGCCTGGTGACCAagtttaaaaaggagaagaacaaCAAAAATAAGGAGACTCTCAGTAGCATGGGATTGCCGG TTCACCTCTGGGGGACGGAGGAGGTTGCGGCGTGGCTTGAGCACCTCAGTCTTTGTGAGTATAAGGATATCTTCATCCGCCATGACGTCCGGGGCTCTGAGCTCCTGCACCTTGAACGGAGGGACCTCAAG gACCTGGGAGTGACCAAAGTGGGTCACATGAAGAGGATACTGCACGGGATCAAGGAGCTGAGCCGGAGTACTCCTGCCAGCGAGGCTTAG